The segment ATTGGTATCCAAGATGCGTAATTGGCTAGAGTCGGGCCCGTGAGGCTGACCAAGAGCACCGACATCGCCTTGCGCATCGCGATGCGCCTGGCGGTGCTGGACGAGGACCAGACCCCGACCACCCGCGAGGTGGCCGAGGTGGTCGGCGTCCCGTACAACCACGCGGCGAAGGTGGTCAGCCGGTTGCAGCACCTGGGCGTGGTCGAGGCCCGGCGCGGCCGGGGCGGCGGGCTCGCCCTGACCGCCGCCGGGCGCACCGGCTCGCTCGGCCGGATCGTCCGGGAGCTGGAGGGCGTCGGCGACGTGGTCGGCTGCGAGGACGATCCGCCCTGCCCGCTGCGCCACTCCTGCCGGCTGCGCGGGGCGCTGCGCCGTGCGCAGGAGGCGTTCTTCGCGACCCTCGATCCGCTGACCGTCGACGACCTGGTCGCCGACCTGGTCGCCGACGGTGGCCAGGCTGGCGGCGGCGAGGCCGGCGGCGCCGGTATCGGCCCGGTCCTGCTGGGGCTGCCGGTGGTGGGGCCGTTCGGCCCTTCCGTCTAGCTCTCGGCCGGACGAGCATCGAGACGGGCACGGGGCGGGGCTCTCGCGGTCTCCGGCGCTAGTCGGTGACGGTCAGTACCGGTAAGTAGTGACAATCAGTAGTCAAGTAGCAGATTTTCCACACTGTTAAATACGCATCTCAGATGCGAGTTTGGAGTTCCGGATGCTGTCCGACAAGTCCGCGCAGACCGTACGCGCCACCCTGCCCGTGGTGGGCGCGGCGATCGGGGAGATCACCGGATCGTTCTACGGCCGGCTGTTCGAGGCCCACCCCGAGCTGCTGCGCGACCTGTTCAACCGGGGCAACCAGGCCGACGGCAGCCAGCGCCAGGCGCTGGCCGGCTCGATAGCCGCCTTCGCCACCGCCCTGGTCGAGCACCCCGACCGGCGTCCGGACGCCATGCTCGCCCGCATCGCGCACAAGCACGCCTCGCTCGGCGTCACCCCCGACCAGTACCAGGTGGTCCACACCCACCTGTTCGCCGCCATCGTCGAGGTGCTCGGCGACGCCGTCACCCCTGAGGTCGCCGCCGCCTGGGACGAGGTCTACTGGCTGATGGCCAACGCCCTGATCGCCGTCGAGGCCCGCCTGTACGAGGAGAGCGGCACCCGGGGCGAGCGCCGCCCGTACGCGGTGGCCGCCCGCACCGCCGAGACCGCCGACGTCGCGACCTTCCTGCTGCGCCCCGCCGACGGCGGTCCCGTGCCCGCGCACCAGCCCGGCCAGTACGTCTCGGTGCAGGTCGAACTCCCCGACGGCGCGCGGCAGATCCGCCAGTACAGCCTCTCCGGGCAGCCCGACGGTGGCCTGCGGATCACCGTCAAGAAGGTCGCCGGCGACCCGGCCGGCGAGGTCTCCAACCACCTGCACCAGCACGTCGACGAGGGTGCCACGCTGCTGGTCAGCGCCCCGTTCGGCGACGTGCGACTGGCCGACGGCGACCGCCCGGTGCTGCTCGCCTCGGCCGGCATCGGCTGCACCCCGATCGTCGGCATGCTCACCCACCTCGCCGAGACCGGTGCCACCCGTCGGGTGATCGCCGTGCACGGCGACCGGCAGGAGTCCGCGCACGCCTTCCGCGCCGAGTACGCGCAGTTGGTCGACAAGCTCCCGAACGGCGAGGCGCACGTCTGGTACGAGCGCCCCGAGGGCGAGTGGCCGGCCGCCCGCACCGGCCTGGTCGACCTGGCCGCGCTGGGCGTCCCCGCCGACACCGTCGCCTACCTGTGCGGCCCGCTCCCGTTCATGCGCGCCGTCCGCACCCAGCTGCTCGCCGCCGGTGTGCCCGCCGCCGACATCCACTACGAGGTCTTCGGTCCCGACCTGTGGCTCGGCCAGGACTGACGGCCGGTCCGTCCCCGGGTCCGCCGGCCGGCCTGGGCGCAGCCCCCAGTGGCGTCAACTGCCCTGCGGGAAGCGGTGGATGACGAGAGAAACGCCCGGCCCCGGAGCGGTGCGAACCGCTCCGGGGCCAGTCCTTCCGCCGCGGCTACTTCAGGACGGCCCGGATCGCGTCCCGCAGTTGGTCCTCCCTCGGCTGCAGGGCCCGGTCCAGGGCGAGCGCGAACGGGAGGACCGCACCGTCCGGGCGGGTGACCCGGCGGGGCGGGGCGAGCAGGCGGCACTCCTCGGCGGCGACGGCCAGCACCTCGGCGGCGAAGCCGGCGAAGCGGTTGGAGTCGTCGGCCACCACCAGCCGACCGGTGCGGTTCAGCGACTCCACCAGGGCCGCCCGGTCCAGCGGGTACAGGGTGCGCGGGTCGAGCACCTCCACCGAGACCTCGCCCGCCAACTCCTCGGCCACCGCGACGGCCTGGTGCACCAGGTGGCCGACCGCGACCACCGTCACGTCGCTGCCGGGCCGCACCGTCCGGGCGGTGCCGAGCGGGATCGGCACCAGCGGCGCGGTCACGTCCTCCCGCACCCCCAGCGCGCCCGCCGGGGCGAACAGCACCACCGGGTCGTCGTCCAGGATCGCCGAACTCAGCAGCCCGTACGCGTCGGTGGGCGTCGCGGGTGCCAGCGTCTTGATGCCGACGTGTGCGAACAGGCCGTACGGGTGGTCCGAGTGCTGGCCCGCCCAGCCGCTGCGGGAGC is part of the Kitasatospora setae KM-6054 genome and harbors:
- a CDS encoding globin domain-containing protein encodes the protein MLSDKSAQTVRATLPVVGAAIGEITGSFYGRLFEAHPELLRDLFNRGNQADGSQRQALAGSIAAFATALVEHPDRRPDAMLARIAHKHASLGVTPDQYQVVHTHLFAAIVEVLGDAVTPEVAAAWDEVYWLMANALIAVEARLYEESGTRGERRPYAVAARTAETADVATFLLRPADGGPVPAHQPGQYVSVQVELPDGARQIRQYSLSGQPDGGLRITVKKVAGDPAGEVSNHLHQHVDEGATLLVSAPFGDVRLADGDRPVLLASAGIGCTPIVGMLTHLAETGATRRVIAVHGDRQESAHAFRAEYAQLVDKLPNGEAHVWYERPEGEWPAARTGLVDLAALGVPADTVAYLCGPLPFMRAVRTQLLAAGVPAADIHYEVFGPDLWLGQD
- a CDS encoding RrF2 family transcriptional regulator; translated protein: MRLTKSTDIALRIAMRLAVLDEDQTPTTREVAEVVGVPYNHAAKVVSRLQHLGVVEARRGRGGGLALTAAGRTGSLGRIVRELEGVGDVVGCEDDPPCPLRHSCRLRGALRRAQEAFFATLDPLTVDDLVADLVADGGQAGGGEAGGAGIGPVLLGLPVVGPFGPSV
- a CDS encoding alpha-ketoacid dehydrogenase subunit beta; this translates as MTLLSYAKAMNRALADALEADPAVCVFGEDVGAGLAGLTLGLQQRFGAERVVDVPLSEQAFTSAGIGAALNGMRPVIELQIPSLLFLVFEQLANQAHKFSLMTGGQARVPLTVVVPGSGSRSGWAGQHSDHPYGLFAHVGIKTLAPATPTDAYGLLSSAILDDDPVVLFAPAGALGVREDVTAPLVPIPLGTARTVRPGSDVTVVAVGHLVHQAVAVAEELAGEVSVEVLDPRTLYPLDRAALVESLNRTGRLVVADDSNRFAGFAAEVLAVAAEECRLLAPPRRVTRPDGAVLPFALALDRALQPREDQLRDAIRAVLK